In the Sus scrofa isolate TJ Tabasco breed Duroc chromosome 6, Sscrofa11.1, whole genome shotgun sequence genome, one interval contains:
- the NCCRP1 gene encoding F-box only protein 50 encodes MWPWASGPTGSSARPFPSHRTPASCPHHRSSPHPKLPMTSEAGGFGSPRKGCQAPCYPVDGLRPLPPRVNPEPGGGAGTVAQTRRMEEVRDPQALGGGMEADEPASPQEPPSPPPPPSPLAPAAPETPGLPTLEQPTEAYARQLLLQEWAPPGGSLELPPRLTWKLLFLRRPLYRNLLRSPNPEGINIYEPAPPTGPTQQPLETLGNFRGWHIRTEKLQQNLSWTVKQQCVDLLAEGLWEELLDDEQPHITVMDWYEDSQLDTCVYELHVWLLAADRRTVIAQHHVAPRTSGRGPPGRWVQVSHVFRHYGPGVRFVHFLHKTKNRMERGGLRRTRATDSSVSVQFRE; translated from the exons ATGTGGCCATGGGCATCTGGCCCTACAGGTTCCTCCGCCAGGCCATTTCCATCGCACCGCACCCcggcctcctgcccccaccatcgctccagccctcaccccaaactccctatgACCTCCGAGGCTGGCGGCTTTGGCAGCCCCAGAAAGGGGTGCCAGGCACCCTGTTACCCAG TCGACGGGCTCCGCCCTCTCCCGCCCCGGGTTAACCCCGAGCCTGGCGGAGGAGCCGGGACAGTTGCCCAGACCCGACGGATGGAGGAGGTGCGGGACCCACAGGCGCTTGGCGGCGGGATGGAGGCGGACGAGCCCGCGAGCCCCCAGGAGCCGCCGTCGCCGCCGCCACCCCCGTCGCCGCTGGCGCCCGCGGCCCCCGAGACCCCCGGGCTCCCCACGCTCGAGCAGCCGACCGAAGCCTACGCAcggcagctgctgctgcaggagTGGGCGCCGCCGGGCGGGAGCCTGGAGCTGCCCCCGCGCCTCACCTGGAAGCTGCTCTTCCTCCGGCGGCCGCTGTACCGCAACCTGCTGCGTTCGCCCAACCCCGAAG GCATCAACATTTATGAGCCTGCGCCCCCTACTGGTCCCACCCAGCAGCCTCTGGAGACGCTCG GCAATTTCCGCGGGTGGCACATTAGGACTGAGAAGCTCCAACAGAACCTCAG CTGGACAGTGAAGCAGCAGTGTGTGGACCTTCTGGCCGAGGGCCTGTGGGAGGAGCTACTGGATGATGAGCAGCCACACATCACTGTCATGGACTG GTATGAGGACAGCCAGCTGGACACGTGTGTGTATGAGCTGCATGTCTGGCTGCTGGCAGCTGACCGCCGCACAGTCATCGCCCAGCACCACGTGGCTCCCCGGACCTCTGGGAGAGGCCCCCCAGGCCGCTGGGTCCAG GTGTCCCACGTCTTCCGCCACTATGGCCCCGGCGTCCGCTTTGTCCACTTCCTGCACAAGACCAAGAACCGGATGGAGCGTGGCGGGCTGCGGCGGACCAGGGCGACCGACTCTTCCGTGTCTGTGCAGTTCCGGGAGTGA
- the SYCN gene encoding syncollin, producing MSPLSRLLLALALALAAVPGILGACPAPADLKNEDGTRTCAKLYDKSDPYYDNCCSGAELSVQPGTDLPYLPSDWTNVISSLVVAQRCELTVWSIRGKAGNTHKFSAGSYPRLEEYRRGIFGDWSNSISSLYCSCY from the exons ATGTCCCCGCTGAGCCGACTGctgctggccctggccctggccctggcggCGGTCCCCGGCATCCTAGGCGCCTGCCCCGCGCCCGCCGATCTCAAGAACGAGGACGGGACGCGCACGTGCGCCAAGCTCTACGACAAGAGCGACCCCTACTACGACAACTGCTGCAGCGGCGCCGAGCTGTCGGTACAGCCGGGCACGGACCTGCCCTACTTGCCCTCTGATTGGACGAACGTCATCTCGTCGCTCGTGGTGGCCCAGCGCTGCGAGCTCACCGTGTGGTCCATCCGCGGCAAGGCCGGCAACACCCACAAGTTCTCGGCCGGCTCCTACCCGCGCCTTGAAGAGTACCGCCGCGGCATCTTCGGCGACTGGTCCAACTCCATCTCTTCGCTCTACTGCAG TTGCTACTGA
- the LOC110255217 gene encoding interferon lambda-3-like — protein MALGGSLVLVLVLMTVAPPRTGAVPVPEALRALPGARGCHLAQFKSLSPQALQAFKRAKDAFEESLLEDWNCSSRIFPRSRDLKQLQVWERPVALEAEVALTLSVLGSLANSSLHSSLDQPLHTLRHIHAQLQACVPAQPMAGPRPRGRLHHWLHRLQEAQKKEPQSCLEASVMFNLFRLLTRDLKCVASGDLCV, from the exons ATGGCCCTGGGTGGCTcgctggtgctggtgctggtgctgaTGACGGTGGCTCCACCCAGGACAGGAGCGGTGCCTGTCCCTGAAGCCCTCAGGGCCCTCCCAGGAGCAAGGGGCTGCCACTTGGCCCAGTTCAAGTCTCTGTCCCCACAAGCGCTGCAGGCCTTCAAGAGGGCCAAGGATGCCTTT GAAGAGTCCCTCTTGGAGGACTGGAACTGCAGCTCCCGCATCTTCCCCAGGAGCAGGGACCTGAAGCAGCTGCAG GTGTGGGAGCGCCCCGTGGCCTTGGAGGCCGAGGTGGCCCTGACCCTCAGCGTCCTGGGCTCCTTGGCGAACTCATCCCTGCACAGCAGCCTGGACCAGCCCCTTCACACGCTGCGCCACATCCACGCCCAGCTCCAGGCCTGT GTCCCAGCTCAGCCCATGGCAGGCCCCCGGCCCCGGGGCCGCCTCCACCACTGGCTGCACCGGCTCCAGGAGGCCCAGAAGAAG gaGCCCCAGAGCTGCCTGGAAGCCTCTGTCATGTTCAACCTCTTCCGCCTCCTCACCCGGGACCTGAAATGTGTCGCCAGTGGAGACCTGTGTGTCTGA